Proteins found in one Candidatus Baltobacteraceae bacterium genomic segment:
- a CDS encoding YraN family protein — protein sequence MSTSRKGRRGEDVAAAFLTECGYRVIARNLRTPGGEIDLVAVDGSTLVFVEIKRREGHTFGSALAAVDARKRHRLRAIAADYAQIVAPRARIRFDIVTIDGNRLALHRNAF from the coding sequence TTGAGTACGAGCCGCAAGGGACGCCGGGGTGAGGACGTGGCCGCTGCGTTCCTGACCGAATGCGGGTATCGCGTGATCGCGCGCAATCTGCGCACGCCCGGCGGCGAAATCGATCTGGTAGCGGTGGACGGTTCGACGCTGGTCTTCGTCGAGATCAAGCGGCGCGAAGGCCACACCTTCGGCTCGGCTCTCGCCGCGGTCGATGCCCGAAAACGCCACAGGCTACGCGCGATTGCGGCGGATTATGCCCAGATCGTCGCCCCGCGAGCGCGAATCCGGTTCGATATCGTGACGATAGACGGTAATCGCCTCGCTCTGCATCGAAACGCTTTCTGA
- a CDS encoding protein kinase: MDSLQGRTLGGRYEIAELIGRGGTADTYRGLDKTLRRDVAVKVLVERSDETNARLLMEARAMARLNHPCIVAVYDAGEDSGISYIVMELVRGRTLSALEGGELGYKQALGYIYEVLEALEYANSQGIIHRDIKPSNIMIVEDGKHTKLTDFGLARRASEVTQTTRTGQIVGTISYLAPERFLSKPADVRSDLYSVGIVMYEIFTGTLPFRNDRDDIVATMYSHVHDLPTPPREINRNIPESLEIVIMRAIEKDPGRRYQTASEFMADIQALLGPTVPLHSHPAPVAEAKPLKTFAPSTGGKTTDPTLRQALDRALASSRNRSDALENVLKGMIATRRREYDEARDAYLSAMHELSAINNEVEYAKTALKYATMVLQKATDGKRERTELRDGVNRLNEALRIFHEYGLHEQYAHTEYMINALERTAIGIIF, from the coding sequence GTGGATTCACTCCAAGGACGGACTCTCGGCGGACGCTACGAGATCGCCGAGCTCATAGGACGCGGCGGAACCGCCGACACCTATCGCGGGCTCGACAAGACGCTGCGTCGAGACGTTGCGGTCAAGGTGCTGGTCGAACGTTCCGACGAGACCAACGCACGCCTTTTGATGGAAGCCCGCGCGATGGCGCGGTTGAATCATCCGTGCATCGTCGCGGTCTACGACGCAGGCGAAGATTCCGGCATCTCCTACATCGTGATGGAGCTGGTTCGCGGCCGGACCCTCTCGGCGCTCGAGGGTGGTGAACTCGGCTACAAACAGGCGCTCGGCTACATCTACGAAGTGCTCGAAGCGCTCGAGTACGCCAATTCGCAGGGCATCATCCACCGCGATATCAAGCCGTCCAACATCATGATCGTCGAAGACGGCAAGCACACCAAGCTCACCGACTTCGGGTTGGCGCGGCGGGCGAGCGAGGTCACGCAGACGACACGAACGGGTCAGATCGTCGGAACGATCTCCTATCTTGCGCCCGAACGGTTCTTGAGCAAGCCGGCCGACGTGCGCAGCGATTTGTATTCGGTCGGGATCGTGATGTACGAAATTTTCACCGGAACGCTTCCGTTCCGCAACGATCGCGACGACATCGTCGCCACGATGTACTCGCACGTCCACGACTTGCCCACGCCGCCCCGCGAGATCAACCGCAACATCCCGGAATCACTCGAGATCGTCATCATGCGCGCGATCGAGAAGGATCCGGGGCGGCGCTATCAGACGGCCAGTGAATTCATGGCCGACATCCAAGCGCTGCTCGGCCCGACGGTCCCCCTGCACTCGCACCCGGCACCGGTAGCTGAAGCCAAGCCGCTCAAAACGTTCGCGCCGTCCACCGGCGGTAAAACGACGGATCCCACGCTGCGCCAAGCCCTCGATCGCGCGCTGGCCAGTTCGCGCAATCGCAGCGACGCGCTCGAAAACGTGCTCAAGGGCATGATCGCGACGCGCCGGCGCGAGTACGACGAAGCGCGAGACGCCTACCTTTCCGCCATGCACGAACTCTCGGCGATCAACAACGAAGTAGAATACGCGAAGACGGCGCTCAAGTACGCGACGATGGTGCTGCAAAAAGCGACCGACGGAAAGCGCGAGCGCACCGAACTGCGGGACGGGGTCAACCGGCTCAACGAAGCGCTGCGCATCTTCCACGAGTACGGCCTTCACGAACAGTACGCGCACACCGAATATATGATCAACGCGCTCGAACGCACCGCGATCGGGATCATTTTCTAA